One Gracilinanus agilis isolate LMUSP501 unplaced genomic scaffold, AgileGrace unplaced_scaffold48943, whole genome shotgun sequence genomic region harbors:
- the LOC123255574 gene encoding G-patch domain and KOW motifs-containing protein-like — protein sequence MAQGQDGAKATPAPAPGPPDLVSFGFSRTAPRKRLAEGREGLPGQRGGEEEEEEEKDFLRAVEGRELRSVRPPPEPPRELVIPLLPRGRGRGPAPEDAVLCQAVQELIQESQQALQQRSDGAEAADPSLAIPLLARAGTETEAAPCVGADYEAVPVEAYGLAMLRGMGWKPGEGIGRTFKQVVKPRENPLRPKGLGLGASLAPSPEPNQPRSKGASEEPEGLAPGRAVLVLAGPHRGLYGKVEGLDPDNARAVVRLAASGQAATLSEYVLRPVSCQEYERQAKGPGRPPGDPQTEGAKKKGLKRKQPPQTPHWLRRDLRVRFVDRRHHKGRYYNTKMIIEDVLSPDTCVCRTDEGRLLEGLREDMLETLIPKEEKAAVMVVLGPQRGQVGRILGRDKERSQALVQLLQGEGEGTVLRLDFDAVCQYVGPVAED from the coding sequence CCGAAAGCGGCTGGCAGAGGGCCGTGAGGGGCTTCCGGGACAGCgcggtggggaggaggaggaggaggaggagaaggacttCTTGCGGGCAGTGGAGGGGCGCGAGCTCCGCAGTGTGCGGCCGCCCCCGGAGCCCCCGCGAGAGCTGGTGATCCCCCTGCTGCCGAGGGGTCGCGGGCGCGGACCAGCCCCGGAGGACGCCGTCCTGTGCCAGGCGGTGCAGGAGCTGATCCAGGAGTCCCAGCAGGCCCTGCAGCAGCGGTCGGACGGGGCCGAGGCCGCCGACCCCTCCCTGGCCATCCCGCTGCTGGCCCGGGCTGGGACTGAGACCGAGGCCGCTCCGTGTGTGGGGGCCGACTACGAGGCGGTGCCCGTGGAGGCCTACGGCCTGGCCATGCTGCGGGGCATGGGGTGGAAGCCGGGGGAGGGCATCGGGCGCACCTTCAAACAGGTGGTGAAGCCGCGGGAGAACCCCCTGCGGCCCAAGGGGCTCGGCCTCGGGGCCAGCCTGGCCCCCTCCCCGGAGCCCAACCAGCCCAGGAGCAAGGGGGCCTCGGAGGAGCCCGAGGGCCTGGCCCCAGGGAGGGCCGTGCTGGTGCTGGCAGGCCCCCACCGAGGCCTGTACGGGAAGGTGGAGGGGCTGGACCCGGACAACGCCCGGGCTGTGGTGAGGCTGGCTGCCTCTGGCCAGGCAGCCACCCTGAGCGAGTACGTGCTCAGGCCAGTCAGCTGTCAGGAGTACGAGAGGCAGGCGAAGGGGCCGGGCAGGCCGCCGGGGGACCCCCAGACCGAAGGGGCCAAGAAGAAGGGGCTGAAGAGGAAGCAGCCCCCGCAGACCCCTCACTGGCTGCGCAGGGACCTCCGCGTGCGCTTCGTGGACAGACGGCATCACAAGGGCCGCTACTACAACACCAAGATGATCATCGAGGATGTCCTGAGCCCAGACACCTGTGTGTGCAGAACCGATGAAGGCCGCCTCCTGGAAGGCCTCCGGGAGGACATGTTGGAGACCCTCATCCCCAAGGAGGAGAAGGCTGCCGTCATGGTGGTCTTGGGGCCCCAGAGGGGCCAGGTGGGCCGGATTCTGGGCCGGGACAAGGAGAGGAGCCAAGCCCTGGTGCAGCTGctgcagggggagggggagggcactGTCCTTCGCTTGGACTTTGATGCCGTTTGCCAGTATGTTGGGCCTGTGGCTGAAGACTGA